Genomic window (Saccharothrix australiensis):
CGAGCTGGCGCGGGCGGGTGCGGTCCGCGTGCTGGACGTCGCGGGCAACCCGCTGGACGGCGGGCCCGCGCCCGACCTGACCCCGCAGGAGATCCGGCGGCTCAAGGCGGGCGAACGGGTGCTGCGCGTCGACGGCCCCAGCGCGCACCGCTGGCTGGGCCGGGTGGTGTTCACCGCGGACGGCACGCCGCAACTGCACGTCACGGGGGACACCCTGGTCGGCTACCGGGAGGCGAACGAGCTGGGCACCCGGTGGCTCGCGGTCGCGGCGGTGCTGGTGGCCGGCCTGGTGGGCATCGCGACCTGGCTGTCGGTGCGGTCGTCGCTGCGCCCGGTGGAGCGGATGCGGGCGGCCGCGGGCGAGCTGCCCAGGGGCGAGCGGCTGCCCGTGCCCGCCGCGCGCGACGAGCTCCAGGCCCTCGCCGTCGCCCTCAACGCCCTGCTGGCCAGGCGCGACGAGGCGACCGAGCGGCTGCGCCGGTTCACCGGGGACGCCGCGCACGAGCTGCGGTCACCGGTCACCTCCGTGCGCGCCCAGGCCGAGGTCGCCGTGGCGCACCCGGACCCGGACTTCTCCCTGGAGGTCCTGGAGTCCGTGGTGGAGGAGTCGGAGCGGCTGTCGAGCCTGGTGGACGCGCTGCTGATGCTGGCCCGCGCGGACACCGGCGAGCTGCCCCGCGCCGAGCCGGTCGACCTGGTGCTCCAGGCGCAGGCCGCGGTGGAGCGGATGCCCGAGACCGGGCTGCTGCTGTCGATCCACGCCCCGATCGGCGCGTGCCTGATCCAGGCCGCCCGCACCGAGGTCGAGCTGGTGCTGGACAACCTGATCCGCAACGCGAGCCGCTACGCGCAGACCTTCATCCGGATCTCGGTGCTGCCCGCGCCCCGCGAGATCCGGCTGCTGGTGGACGACGACGGCCACGGCATCCCGCCCGAGCACCGCGAGAAGGTGTTCGACCGGTTCCACCGGGTGGAGTCCGACCGGGGCCGCGCGACCGGCGGGTTCGGGCTGGGCCTGGCGCTGGTCGCCCACCTGGTGACGCGCCGCCGGGGCACGGTCCGCGCCCTGGAGTCACCGGAGGGCGGCGCGCGCCTGGAGGTGCGCTGGCCCGCCTACCGGTGATGGCAGGATCTTTCCCGTGCCGGAGTTGAGAGCGACCACCCTGGTCGACGCGCCCCTGCGGACGGTCGCCGCGGCCCTGTTGGACGCCCGGCTGCTGGCGCGGTCGATCCGCGGCCTGGGCGTGCGCATCGGCTCCGCCGGCCCGGTGCTGCACGTCGGCGCGGAGCTGGCCGGCGCGGTGGGCCCCGTCACCGGCACGCTGCTGGTCACCAGGGCGGACACGACCGGTGTCGCGGCGGAGCTGGTCGGCGGGCCGCTGCCGCGGTTCGTGCTGGTCACGGACCTGCTGCACACCGGCGGCGGCACGATGGTGGTCGACTCGGTGGAGTGGACGAGCCCCGGCGGGCCGTTCGGGCGGCTGGCCGACGTGGTCGTGGGCCGCGGGCTGGCGCTGAAGGTGCTCCAGGCGCGGGCCCAGGCGGTCTCCGAGCGCAGCCGCCTGCTGGCCGACGCGAAGGTCGTGGTGGGCGCGGCGATCGTGCGGGACGGCCTGCTGCTGGCCCAGCGGCGCGGCTACCCGGCGGAGGTGGCGGGCGGCTGGGAGCTGCCCGGCGGGCGGGTCGAGCCGGGGGAGTCCGACCACGCGGCGGTCGTGCGGGAGTGCGAGGAGGAGCTGGGCGTCGCGGTGGTGCCCGGCGACCAGCTCGGCCCGGACGTCCCGCTGGGCGGCGACCACTTGCTGCGGGTGTTCCGGGCGGAGCTGGCGCGGGGCGAGCCGAGGGCGAGCGACCACCCGGAGGTGCGCTGGGTGGGCGCGTCCGAGCTGGACGGGCTGGACTGGCTGCCCGCCGACCGCGTCCTGCTGCCCGCCCTGCACGACCTGCTGGCGCCACCCGCCTGAACGGCCGGCCGGTAGCCGGGTCGCGGCTGCCCGGCCGGCCGTCGGATCACCCCAGGCCGGACATCCGCAGCGCGGCGTCCAAGCGGTGCGAGCACCGCTCACGGGCGCGCTCCGCGCCGTGCGCGCGCACCCGGTCCAGCTCCGCCGGGTCGTCCAGCAGCGCCTGCGTCCGCTCCCGCACCCCGCGCAGTTCCTCGACGACGGCCTCCGCCGTGGCCTCCTTCAGCTCGGCGTAGCCGGACAGCGTCGACGCCAGCTCCTTCGGGTCCTTCGCCGTGCACGCGGCCAGGATCTCCAGCAGGTTCGCCACGCCCGGCTGCGCGTCCGGCGCGTACCGCACGACGCCGAGGTCGTCGGTCACCGCGCGCTTGATCTTGCGGCGCACCAGGTCCGGCGGGTCGAGCACGAAGACCGTGCCGGCCGCGTCCTTCGCCGACTTGGCCATCTTGCGGGACGGGTCCGCCAGGTCGCGGACGCGCGCGGCGGTGGGCGGCACCACGGACTTCGGCATCACGAACACCTCGCCGTAGGTGCCGTTGAACCGCCGGGCGAGCACCCGCGCCAGTTCGACGTGCTGCGCCTGGTCGTCGCCCACCGGCACCTCGTGCGCGCCCTGGAGCAGGATGTCGGCGGCCATCAGCACCGGGTAGGTGAGCAGGCTCAGCCGCACCGACGACTGCCCGGCCGACTTCTCCTTGAACTGGATCATCCGCGCCGCCTCGCCGTACGTGCAGGTGCACTCCAGCACCCACGTGAGCGCGCCCAGCTCGCGCACCAGGTCGGATTGCACCGCCACGGACCGCGGATCGACCCCGGCGGCGATGAGCACCGCCAACTGCTCCCGCGCCAGCGATCGCAGCCGGGCCGGGTTGTGCGAGGTCGTCATCGCGTGCAGGTCGCTGATGAAGTACACGTCCTGGTCGGTGCCCTCGGCGGCCCACTGCCGGATCGCGCCGAGGTAGTTGCCCAGTTGAGCGGGACCGGACGGGGTGATGGCGGACAGCCTGATCATGGGAGCTCCTTCGGGAGGGTGAGCCCGCCCACCGGACCTCCACACGCGAAGGCCGCCCGAGCGGGCGGCCTGCGTTGGTCAACGCACGGTTCTCAGGGCCGCCGCGGAGCGGACCACCAGAACGGGTAAAGAGTGCGCATAGCCGCGATCATAACGTGCTGTCCGAGGGTCCTCCAGGTCTACGATTTTTTCATGTACATCGTGCTGCTGGAGTACATCAAGCCGTTGGACGAAGTCGACTACGCACTGCCGGAGCACGTGGACTGGCTGAACAAGCAGTACGAGGCCGGTCGCTTCCTCGTGTCCGGGCGCCAGGTGCCCCGCGTGGGCGGCGTTATCATCGCCCGCGCGATGCCGCGCGGGAAGCTCGACGCCCTGCTCGCGACCGATCCCTTCGCCATCCGGAAGCTGGCCCGCTACCAGGTGGTGGAGTTCGAGGCCACCCGGACCGCGCCGGAGCTGGCCACGGTCAACGAAGCCGTGCCGGCCTGATCGGCCGCACCCGCCCGCCACCCGGAGCGGCCGGGCGGCGCGGGCTCACCCGGCCATTTTCGCGGCTTTCCGCGCCGCCTTCTCCGCTTTCTTGATCGCCTTCGCGCGCGCTTTCCGCAGGGCGACCACGGGGCACCGGTCGCAGCGGGGCTCGGAGCGGCGGCACTTCTTCTTGACTTCGCCTTGCCCACGTGGCGCCTCCCGATCGACCGGGTGTCCCCGGACCGGGTGAGGCTGACCTCACGCTGCGTGCCTGTGTGGTAATGGCAGCGGTGCGGGTAGGCTGTTCAACGGCTCGCGCATTCCCCACGTCCTGGCGCCTGCCCATCCTCGACAGACAGCTCTAGGAGTTCCGCGTGCCCACGGCCACCGCGTCGATCAAGGAAACGCTGGTCCGCAACGACCTGCGCAACGTCGCGATCGTCGCGCACGTTGACCACGGCAAGACCACCCTGGTCGACGCCATGCTCCGCCAGTCCGGGGCCTTCTCAGAACGCGCCGAGCTCGTCGACCGGGTGATGGACTCCGGCGAGCTGGAGCGCGAGAAGGGGATCACGATCCTCGCCAAGAACACGGCCGTGCGCAGGCACACCGCCGACGGCGTGGTCACCATCAACGTCGTCGACACTCCGGGCCACGCCGACTTCGGCGGCGAGGTCGAGCGCGGCCTGTCGATGGTCGACGGCGTGGTCCTGCTGGTCGACGCCTCGGAGGGGCCGCTGCCGCAGACCCGGTTCGTGCTGCGCAAGACGCTGGCCGCCGGCCTGCCGGTGATCCTGGTGGTGAACAAGGTCGACCGCCCCGACGCACGGATCTCCGAGGTCGTCGACGAGGCGCACGACCTGCTGCTCGACCTGGCGACCGAGGTCGGCGCGGACGACTCCGTGCTCGACCTGCCGGTCGTCTACGCCTCGGCGCGGGCCGGCCGGGCGAGCCTCACCCAGCCCGCCGACGGCGGCCTGCCGGACGAGGAGAACCTGGACTCGCTGTTCGACGTGCTGCTCAACCACATCCCCGCGCCGACCGGCGACGCGGACGCCCCGCTGCGCGCGCTGGTGACGAACCTGGACGCGTCGGCGTTCCTGGGCCGCATCGCGCTGTGCCGCATCGAGGCCGGTCGCATCCGCAAGGGCGAGACGGTGTCGTGGTGCCGCGAGGACGGCTCGGTGCACAAGGTGCGCATCACCGAGCTGCTGATCACCGAGGCGCTGGAGCGCGTGCCGGCCGAGGAGGCGCGGGCGGGCGACCTGGTCGCGATCGCCGGCATCCCGGAGATCACCATCGGCGACACGCTGGCCGACGTGGACAACCCGGAGCCGCTGCCCCGGATCACCGTGGACGAGCCCGCGATCTCGATGACCATCGGCGTGAACACCTCGCCGCTGGCCGGTCGCGGCGGCGGCACCAAGCTCACCGCGCGCCTGGTGAAGGCCCGCCTCGACTCGGAGCTGGTCGGCAACGTGTCGGTGCGCGTCCTGCCCACCGAGCGCCCCGACACCTGGGAGGTGCAGGGCCGCGGCGAGCTGGCGCTGGCCATCCTGGTCGAGCAGATGCGCCGCGAGGGCTTCGAGCTGACCGTCGGCAAGCCGCAGGTGGTGACCAAGACGGTCGACGGCAAGCTGCACGAGCCGTTCGAGCGGCTGACGATCGACGCGCCCGAGGAGCACCTGGGCGCGATCACCCAGCTGCTGGCCAACCGCAAGGGCCGGATGGAGAACATGTCCGGCCACGGCACCGGCCGGATCAAGCTGGACTACGTGGTGCCGTCGCGCGGCCTCATCGGGTTCCGCACCGAGTTCCTCACCGAGACCCGCGGCACCGGCATCGCCAACGCCGTGTCCGAGGGCTACGGCCCGTGGGCGGGCGAGATCCGCACCCGGCACAACGGGTCGCTGGTCGCCGACCGCTCGGGCTCCATCACCGCGTACGCGATGATCCAGCTCGCCGACCGCGGCACGTTCTTCGTGGAGCCGGGCGCGGACGCCTACGAGGGCATGGTCGTCGGCGAGAACCCGCGCGCCGAGGACCTCGACGTCAACGTCTGCCGCGAGAAGAAGCTCACGAACATGCGCACCTCCACCGCGGACGTGATGGAGACGCTGGCCCGCCCGCGCAAGCTGTCGCTGGAGGAGGCGCTGGAGTTCTGCGCCGCCGACGAGTGCGTCGAGGTCGCGCCGGAGGTGGTCCGGGTCCGCAAGGTCACCCTGGACGCCAACCAGCGCGGCCGGGAGCGCAACCGCGCCAAGCTGCGGGGCTGACGACCTGCGTGAACGCGCCCGCCGGCACCCCTGCCGGCGGGCGCGTCCGCGTGCCGGCCCGCGACGCACCCCCTTGACGAGGTGCAGGTCCGGGGGTGCGACCGCCCACATCGGCCAACCGGGACGCGCCCGAGGCCGTCCTACCAAGGTGAAAATCGGGGTCCTCGGTCAACCGCCCTCCCTGTCTGGCACCCTCGTGACCATGACTCGGTCTGGGGGGGCCCGCACGCGCCCGGGTGTTCTGGTGGTGCTGGTCGCGCTGCTCGCCGCGGTGTCGGCGTGCTCGGTCACACCGCCGCCCCCGCTGGTGCCGTCCACGCCGGGCATGACCGTCGTGCCGAAGGAGAAGCTGAACGAGGTCGTCGTCGGGGTGGACGACGTCAAGGGCAGCTACAACCCCCACACGATGGCCGGGCAGTCGACGGTCACCACGGCGCTCGCGTCGCTGCTGCTGCCCAGCACGTTCCGGGCCGACGCCGACGGCAGCCCGCGCGTCGACCTCGACCTGCTGGTCGGCGCCGAGGTCACGAAGGCCGAGCCGTACACCGTCACCTACACGATCCGGCGGGACGCCTCCTGGTCCGACGGCGCGCCGATCGCCGCCGAGGACTTCGTCTACCTGTGGGAGCGGATGCGCGCCGAGCCGGGCGTGGTCGACCCGGCGGGCTACCGGCTGGTCTCCGACATCACCTCCCGCGAGGGCGGCAAGGTCGTCGAGGTCGTCTTCCGCCACCCCTACCCCGGCTGGCGCAGCCTGTTCACCAACCTGCTGCCCGCCCACCTGCTCAAGGACGCGCCCGGCGGGTGGGCCGCCGCGCTGACCGACAGCTTCCCGGCGACCGCGGGCCCGTTCGCCGTCCGCACGCTCGACCAGCCGCGCGGCGAGATCATCCTGGAGCGCAACGACCGGTTCTGGGAGCAGCCGGCCGCGCTCGACCGGGTGGTGCTGCGCCGGGCGAGCCAGTCCGCCACGCTGGACGCGCTCAAGACCGGAGACGACCAGGCCGCGCTCGTCCGCGCCGACGAGAAGTCGTTGAAAGGCATCGACGACCTCGCCCGGACAACGCCCCTGACAACGGCCGTCGTCCCCCGCGCCGAGGTGGTGCAGGTGCTGGCCAGGCCCGCCGCGCCCCAGATGACCGACGTCCGGGTGCGCCAGGCGGTGCTGAACGCGCTCGACCGGGACGAGCTGATCGCCGCCGGCACCCGCAAGGGGCCCGCCGCCGAGCTCAGGGCCGACGCCCAGGTCGTGCCGCCCACCAAGGCCGGTTACCAGCCGACGTTCCAGCCCAACCCGACGCCGGTCGCCCAACTGCTGACCGAGGCCGGCTACACGCCGCAGAACGGCGGCTGGGCGCGGGACGGTAAACAACTGTCGCTCACCATCGCCGCACCCGACGGCGTCGAGCCGTATGTGACCGTCGCGCACCAGGTCCAGCGTCAACTGTCATTGTCCGGAATCGCCGGACGGGTCCTTACAACGCCGCCGAATCAGTTGTTCGGACGTGATCTCTCCGGCACGGCGACAACCGACGTCGAGGTGGTCGACATTGCGGTGGTGCCGCGCGTCGACACCGGTGATTCCGCCGCGGCGCTCGCTTCCGCATTCGGCTGCCGCGCCTCGTTGGGCGACGTCAGTACACCCATTCCGGCGAATCTGTCGGGTTTCTGCGATCAGTCCGTCCAGACCACGATCGAGGACGCGCTGACCGGGAACGTGCTGCTGTCCGACGCCCTGGCGCGCGTCGAGCCGGTGCTCTGGCAACAGGCGGTCGCGATGCCGTTGTTCCAGGTAGCGGACCTGCTGGTGGTCCTGCCGCAGGCCCAGAACGTGACCGCGGGCGCCCCCTTCGCGGGTCCGCTCAGCGGTGCGTCCACCTGGCGCAGGGAAGGCCGCTGACCGCCGGCGCGCCGCATTGGCCTTGGTTCGCCGCGTGTCGAAGTGCGTGCGCTGTGCAATATTGACAGTATTCCAGGTGTCCGGTTAACGATCCTCCCGCGCGGTAACGACGGAGTAGCTTGCTGCTACCGGCGTGTCACCCTTTGGTCACGATCGGCCTTGGGGGAGTGACCCTGCTTGCGGCAGGTTCTTATCGTGCTGCAACGGTGTGTCGGTTCGGGGCGCGTTTGGCACATCACGGTTATGGGTGGAGTTGTGGCAAACGCCTCACTCCGGCCCGGTGCTAGGAGGGCACGTGTCGATGAGGAGATCAAAAGCTGTCTCGGCGCTCGCGCTGCTGACCGGCGCGGCACTCTTGCTGAGTGCGTGCGGTGGTGGCGGCACCAGCGGGAGCGACCAGGGGGGTCAGCAGAACGCCGACCCCGGCAAGATCGGCGGCCAGGACGAGCTGTTGAAGCGTCCGAAGGTGGACGACATCGGCGAGATCTCGGTCGTCGTGGAAGAGGGCTTCCACAACTACAACAACTACATCGGCGCGACGAACAACTTCTCCAGCGTCATCGCGCTCTCCCAGGTGTCGCCCTCGCCCTACATCGCGGACCTCTCGCCGGACGGCAAGGTCGTCATCAAGGTCGACGGCGACCTGATGGAGTCGATCAAGGTCACCTCCACCGAACCGCAGACGATCGAGTGGAAGGTCAACAAGGCCGCGGTCTGGTCGGACGGCAAGCCGATCGACTGCGACGACTTCCACCTCAAGTGGCTCGCCGGCGCCAGCAAGGCGACCATCAAGGGCGACGACGGCTCCGAGGCCGGCATCTTCGACACGTCCCCGACGGGCTACGAGAACATCGAGAAGCTCGAGTGCTCGGACGACGACAAGACGATCAAGACCACGTTCTTCAAGGACCAGGCGTTCGCGGACTACCGCTCGCTGTTCTCCTACATCGGTAGCGACGGCATCCTGCCGGCGCACATCCTGGAGGAGAAGACGGGCGTCGCCGACATCACCAAGGTGACGCCGGACCAGAACGACGAGACGGTCAAGAAGGTCGCCGAGTTCTTCACCAAGGGCTGGCTGGGCTTCGACCCGTCGGTCGCCCTGTCCGGTGGCCCGTACCTGATCGAGTCGACGGACCTGAAGGACCAGACGGTCCTCGTCCGCAACCCGAAGTGGTGGGGCGAGAAGCCCGCCGCGTCGAAGGTCATCCTCAAGACCAACACGGACGCGCAGTCGGCGGCCCAGCAGCTCCAGAACAAGGAAGCCGTCGTCATCGCGCCGCAGGCCGACCCGGCGGTGGCGCAGCAGCTCCGCGGCGACAGCTCGTTCAAGGTGTTCGCGGCCGGTGGCCAGACCTTCGAGCACGTCGACTTCAACATGAGCCGCCCCCTGTTCAAGCAGAACAAGGAGCTGCGCGTGGCGATCGCCCAGTGCTTCGACCGCGAGGACCTGGTCGAGAAGCTGATCAAGGACGTCGACCCCAACGCCAAGCCGCTCGGCAACTTCATGTTCATGCCGAACGAGGTCGGCTACGAGGACCACTACAGCGACACCGGCAAGGGCGACGTGGCCGCGGCCAAGAAGACCCTCGAGGACGCCGGCTGGAAGCAGGGTGGCGACGGCATCTACACCAAGGGTGAGTTCCGCGCGTCCTTCAAGCTGGGCCACAAGATCGTCCAGCGGCGCGCCGACACCGTCCGCATCCTGCAGGACAAGTGCCGCCAGGCCGGCATCGAGATCATCGACGACCAGGCCGCCGACTTCAACGACAAGCGCCTCCCGGCGTCGGAGTTCGACGCGGCGCTGTTCGCGTGGGTCGGTCAGCCGGTGAAGGCCGGTTCGTACGGCAACTACGCCCAGAAGGAAAAGGGCGGCACGGGCAACTACAACCTGTACGACTCGGCCGTGGTGACCGAGAAGTGGCAGGCCGCGAACCGCATGCTCGACTTCCAGAAGCGCATCGAGGCGATGAACGAGATCGACAAGCAGATGCGCGACGACATGCACAGCGTTCCGCTGTTCCAGCTCGCCGACTTCGCCGCTTCCACGGCGGACATCTCCCCGATTTCCTACATCGGTGTGGGTGGCGGCGTGACGTGGAACCTGTACGCCTGGCAGATCAAGAAGTAAGTCGAGCTGCCACCAGCTCCGACGCCAACTGATTGAATCCGACCGGGGGGCCGGGTGCCACGAGCACCGGCCCCCCGGGCGGCGTCCGCGTCAGGTAGGCTGGCCCGCTTGCGGCGGGGGCGCCTAGGGAGACTAGAGACTTGTCATGTTCCGTTACATAATCCGGCGGTTGTTGATCTCGATTCCGCTGTTGATCGTCGCGTCGTTCCTCTGCTTCGGGCTCGTCAACGCCATGGGTGATCCCCTGGGCGAGTGGAAGCTCCAGAAGCCGAGGACCCCGGCGGAGATCAGCGCTGCCTACGAGCGGACCGGCTACAACAAGCCGTTCCTGGAGCGCTACGTCGACTGGGCCGGTGACTTCGTGACCGGCGACTGGGGCGAGTCCGTCGTGCCCGGCAACTCGGGCAAGCCCGTCAAGGAGAACGTGCTCAACGCGTTCAGCGTGACGCTCCGGCTGATCCTGGGCGCCGAGGTCATCGCACTCGTGCTCGGCATCGCGGTCGGTGTCATCGGCGCGGTGCGACAATACTCGATCTTCGACTACATAGCGACCGGCATATCGTTCACCATGTTCTCGATGCCGCTGTTCTGCATCGCGCTCGTGCTGAAGGCCGGTGGCATCGAGCTGAACAACTGGCTGGAATCGCTCGGGGCGGACCGGTGGATCATCACCGCGGGACCGCCGGGCGCCGGGTTCAGCGGCAGCCTCGGCAACCAGGTGTTCCAGTACACCGGCGCGTACGTGCTGCCGACCATTTGCCTGGTCGCGATCCAGTTCGCGCTGTACAGCCGTTTCCAGCGCGCGTCGATGCTCGACACGCTGAACGCGGACTACGTGCGCACGGCACAGGCGAAGGGCATCTCCCAGGCGCGGGCGATCTTCAAGCACGCGTTCCGCAACGCGCTCATCCCGATCATCACGGTGTCCTCGCTCAACATCGGCGCGAACTTCGGTGGCGCGGTGATCACGGAAACGGTGTTCGGCTGGTCCGGCATGGGCAAGTTCCTCGTCGATGCGATCACGAAGCTCGAACCCTACGAGGTGCTCGGCTTCATGATGGTGACGGCCGTGTTCATCATCGTGTTCAACCTGATTGCGGACGTGCTGTACGCGATCCTGGACCCGAGGATTCGCCTTGACTGAGATCGGTTCCCCCGTGGCCGCGCCCGCCGCGCCGACCTCCGGTGGCGAGGGCAGCCAGTTCGACAGCACCGCCGCGCGCAAGCAGTGGCAGGTCATCCTGCGGCGGTTCACGCGGCACAAGGCGGCGCTGGTCGGCCTGGTGCTGTTCGCGCTGCTGGTGCTGTTCGCGTTCTTCGGCGGGCTGCTCTGGAAGCACCCCTACACCGAGACCACGCGCCGGTACCTCCCGCCGAGCGCCGACCACCCGTTCGGCACCGACCGGCTCGGGTTCGACATGGTGGCGCAGATCATCCGCGGCACGCAGTTCTCGCTCCAGATCGCGATCTTCGTCGCGGTGCTGTCCACGATCATCGGCGTCGTCCTCGGCGCGCTCGCGGGCTACAAACGGGGCTGGGTCGACGCGGTCATCAGCCGGTTCATCGACCTGATCCTGGTGATCCCCAGCCTGGTCATCGCGGCCGTGCTGGTGCGCAACAGCTTCGTGGCGTCGGTGGCCGGTGGCGGCGGCAGCAACTGGCTGATCGTGGCCCTGTACCTGGGCCTGATCATGTGGCTGTCCATCGCCCGCGTCATCCGCGGCATGGTGCTGTCGCTGCGGGAGAAGGAGTTCGTGGAGGCCGCCCGCGCGCTGGGCGCGTCCACCACCCGGATCGTGTTCCGGCACATCCTGCCCAACACCGTGGACGTGATCATCGTCAACGCGACGCTGGCCATCGCCCAAGCGGTGCTGCTGGAGGCCGCGCTGTCGTTCATCGGCCTCGGCGTGCAGAGCCCGGACACGTCGCTGGGCCTCATGATCAGCCTGAACAAGAACGAGTTGACGCTGCACCCGTGGCTGTTCTTCATGCCGTTCCTGTTCATCGTGCTGATCTCGCTGTCGGTCAACTTCATCGGTGACGGTCTCCGGGACGCCTTCGACCCGCGCCAGAAGAGGGTGAAGGCATGAGTGAGTTGGACGTGATGAACGAGCCCGAGTCGGCGACCGGCTCCCGCCGCGGCGAGAAGCTGCTCAAGGTCGAGAACCTGTCGGTGGACTTCCCGACCGAGGACGGCGTGGTGCACGCCGTGCGCGACGTGTCGTTCACGCTCGGCGCGGGCGAGGTGCTGGGCATCGTCGGCGAGTCCGGCTCCGGCAAGTCGGTCTCGTCGATGGCGATCATGGGCCTGCTGCCCAAGACCGCGCGGATCGGCGGGTCGATCAAGTTCAAGGA
Coding sequences:
- a CDS encoding ABC transporter permease — protein: MTEIGSPVAAPAAPTSGGEGSQFDSTAARKQWQVILRRFTRHKAALVGLVLFALLVLFAFFGGLLWKHPYTETTRRYLPPSADHPFGTDRLGFDMVAQIIRGTQFSLQIAIFVAVLSTIIGVVLGALAGYKRGWVDAVISRFIDLILVIPSLVIAAVLVRNSFVASVAGGGGSNWLIVALYLGLIMWLSIARVIRGMVLSLREKEFVEAARALGASTTRIVFRHILPNTVDVIIVNATLAIAQAVLLEAALSFIGLGVQSPDTSLGLMISLNKNELTLHPWLFFMPFLFIVLISLSVNFIGDGLRDAFDPRQKRVKA